Proteins co-encoded in one Arachis hypogaea cultivar Tifrunner chromosome 11, arahy.Tifrunner.gnm2.J5K5, whole genome shotgun sequence genomic window:
- the LOC112722891 gene encoding 5'-adenylylsulfate reductase 3, chloroplastic produces MALSLAAAPSSCSSSTAISTCSFPCSDSKAPQIGSIRILERPQPRPNGVLNLSQKQRLLKPLNAEPNRNDSIVPLAATIVASEVTHTEEEDYERLAFDLENASPLEIMDKALQRFGNDIAIAFSGAEDVALIEYAHLTGRPFRVFSLDTGRLNPETYRLFDAVEKHYGIHIEYMFPDAVEVQALVRSKGLFSFYEDGHQECCRVRKVRPLRRALKGLKAWITGQRKDQSPGTRSEIPVVQVDPVFEGLDGGIGSLVKWNPVANVKGHDIWNFLRTMNVPVNSLHSQGYISIGCEPCTRAVLPGQHEREGRWWWEDAKAKECGLHKGNLKQDDAAQLNGVANANDTSTVVDIFNTPNVINLSRTGIENLAKMEIRKEPWLLVLYAPWCPFCQAMEESYIDLAEKLSGSGVKVGKFNADGDQKAFAKRELQLGSFPTILFFPKYSSRPIKYTSEKRDVDSLMAFVNALR; encoded by the exons ATGGCCCTCTCTCTTGCTGCTGctccttcttcttgttcttcttccacTGCCATTTCTACTTGTTCCTTTCCATGCTCTGACTCCAaag CTCCGCAAATCGGTTCGATTAGGATTTTGGAGAGGCCTCAACCACGCCCCAATGGTGTTCTTAATTTGTCCCAAAAACAGAGATTGCTGAAACCCCTCAACGCTGAACCTAATCGCAATGACTCTATTGTCCCTCTCGCTGCAACTATCGTTGCTTCCG AGGTTACCCACACTGAAGAGGAGGATTATGAACGATTGGCATTCGACCTTGAGAATGCTTCTCCTCTTGAAATAATGGATAAAGCCCTCCAAAGATTTGGCAATGATATTGCTATTGCCTTCAG TGGTGCTGAAGATGTTGCTTTGATTGAGTATGCGCATTTGACGGGTCGACCCTTTAGGGTGTTCAGTCTTGACACTGGCAGACTCAACCCAGAAACTTACAGATTATTTGATGCTGTTGAGAAGCATTACGGAATCCACATCGAGTACATGTTCCCTGACGCAGTTGAGGTTCAGGCCCTGGTGAGAAGCAAGGGGCTCTTCTCATTCTATGAGGATGGGCATCAAGAGTGCTGCAGAGTGAGGAAGGTGAGGCCCTTAAGGAGGGCTCTCAAGGGCCTTAAAGCATGGATAACTGGGCAGAGAAAAGATCAGTCACCGGGTACTCGGTCTGAAATACCTGTTGTTCAGGTTGATCCTGTTTTCGAGGGATTGGATGGTGGAATTGGCAGCCTTGTAAAGTGGAACCCTGTTGCAAATGTCAAAGGGCATGACATATGGAACTTCCTTAGGACCATGAATGTGCCTGTTAATTCCTTGCATTCACAAGGGTATATTTCCATTGGCTGTGAGCCGTGCACAAGGGCAGTTTTACCCGGACAGCATGAAAGGGAGGGGAGGTGGTGGTGGGAGGAtgccaaagctaaagagtgtggtCTTCACAAAGGAAATTTGAAACAGGATGATGCTGCCCAGCTTAATGGAGTTGCCAATGCAAATGACACTTCCACTGTTGTTGACATTTTCAACACCCCAAATGTGATCAACTTGAGCAGGACTGGAATTGAGAATTTGGCAAAAATGGAGATCCGTAAAGAGCCGTGGCTTCTTGTGCTTTATGCGCCATGGTGCCCCTTCTGCCAG GCTATGGAGGAGTCTTATATTGATTTGGCAGAGAAATTATCAGGATCAGGGGTGAAGGTTGGAAAATTCAATGCAGATGGAGACCAGAAAGCATTTGCAAAGCGTGAACTGCAGTTAGGAAGCTTCCCTACAATATTATTTTTCCCCAAGTATTCATCTCGGCCAATAAAGTATACCTCGGAGAAAAGAGATGTTGATTCGTTGATGGCATTCGTCAATGCCTTGCGATGA
- the LOC112721955 gene encoding uncharacterized protein yields MVLQDTVKYDCFTIGSDEDLQFDDPEDDDVEPDMIADDSGDDIRTSDPGGAAGGSSSGTRQYPPHFSALDLDAMRADASVNIKVLLNATAAHFGFRPTYRRVWLAKQKAVAIIYGDWDESYNELPKWVLGVQLTMPGTVTVLRTNPVRVGGQLDESQAYFHRLFWTFPPCVEAFRHCKLLVSIDGTHLYGKHNGIKAALEAPNGGWQPPASYWAFCIRHVAANFALTFKGKDARRLLVNAAYAKTEVEFDYWFDILRSENPAMCDWANRIEYSLWTQYCDEGRRFGHMTTNIPECVNSILKGVRNLPVCLLVKATYGRLAELFVRKGREAEAQLGTRQQFSQYLVKCIEANLKTARCFTVTVYDRDNSEYTVTETTPTGSFSLGSYRVSLSSQTCDCGYFQALHFPCPHALACCAYSRVTWQPYVHQVYRLSSVFSVYRMGFTPPIPEGFWPPYDGPTVIPDPNKRRAREGRLRSTQIRTNMDEADPNWPKRCGLCRQPGHTRRSCPQAGGSSHTGRNE; encoded by the exons ATGGTGCTCCAAGATACCGTGAAGTACGATTGTTTCACGATTGgcagtgatgaggacttgcag TTTGATGATCCAGAGGACGATGATGTTGAGCCAGATATGATTGCTGATGACAGTGGCGATGATATCAGAACGAGTGACCCGGGAGGGGCTGcaggtggttctagctctggcacacggCAGTACCCTCCACATTTTTCAGCATTGGacctggatgccatgag ggcggATGCATCTGTTAacatcaaggtgctcctaaatgccacgGCCGCACACTTTGGGTTCAGGCCGACGTACAGGAGGGTCTGGCTGGCCAAGCAGAAGGCTGTTGCCATCATctatggtgactgggatgagtcatacaacgagctcCCGAAGTGGGTGTTAGGAGTCCAGCTGACCATGCCTGGAACTGTTACAGTCCTTAGGACTAACCCTGTTCGAGTTGGGGGACAGCTGGATGAGTCTCAAGCTTATTTTCACAGGCTGTTCTGGACGTTCCCACCTTGTGTagaggcattccgtcattgcaagctgTTGGTGAGTATCGACGGCACCCATCTAtatggcaa gcataacggcatcaaggccgcGCTTGAGGCTCCCAACGGGGGGTGGCAACCTCCAGCTTCATACTgggcattctgcattcgacacgtagCAGCAAACTTCGCCctcaccttcaagggcaaagacgctCGGAGGCTTCTTGTGAACGCCGCATATGCGAAGACCGAGGTCGAGTTCGATTACTGGTTTGACATTCTGCGCTCTGAAAATCCGGCGATGTGTGACTGGGCGAACCGAATTGAGTATTCATTGTGGACACAGTATTGTGATGAGGGGCGCAGATTCGGGCACATGACGACCAATATCCccgagtgtgtgaactcaatcctcAAGGGAGTCAGGAACCTCCCTGTGTGCTTGCTAGTGAAGGCCACATACGGAAGGCTGGCCGAACTATTTGTCCGCAAGGGGAGAGAGGCCGAGGCCCAGCTAGGCACCAGACAACAATTTAGTCAATACCTGGTGAAGTGTATCGAGGCCAATTTGAAGACGGCGAGGTGCTTCACCGTTACTGTATACGACAGGGATAACTCGGAGTACACCGTGACAGAGACAACTCCGACTGGTTCGTTCTCACTGGGTAGCTACAGGGTCTCACTTAGTTCTCAGACATGTGACTGTGGATACTTTCAGgcacttcatttcccgtgtcCGCACGCGTTGGCATGCTGTGCCTACTCACGGGTTACTTGGCAGCCATACGTGCACCAGGTGTATCGTCTTAGTTCGGTCTTCAGTGTCTATCGGATGGgattcacacctcccattccagagggtttctggccaccataTGACGGGCCGACCGTGATACCGGACCCTAACAAGAGGCGTGCAAGGGAGGGTCGTCTCAGGTCCACTCAGATACGAACCAATATGGATGAGGCAGATCCGAACTGGCCTAAGAGATGTGGCCTGTGTCGGCAACCCGGACACACTCGTCGGAGTTGCCCACAGGCTGGAGGGTCCAGCCATACAGGGAGAAATGAATAG